The Spartobacteria bacterium genome window below encodes:
- a CDS encoding response regulator transcription factor: MNPSNIFVVDDHPLIRKGLCDAINAEADMHVCGESGGYHETLVHLQTGPLPDVLVLDLNLKDGDGWNLLQQNHRRTPRYQP, from the coding sequence ATGAACCCATCCAACATCTTCGTGGTAGATGACCACCCGCTGATTCGCAAAGGCCTGTGCGATGCCATCAACGCCGAAGCCGACATGCACGTATGCGGCGAATCTGGAGGATACCACGAAACGCTTGTACACCTGCAAACCGGGCCGCTTCCCGACGTTCTGGTACTCGATCTGAACCTGAAAGACGGCGATGGCTGGAACCTGCTGCAACAAAACCATCGGCGAACGCCTCGGTATCAGCCATAA
- a CDS encoding response regulator transcription factor, translated as MAGTCCNKTIGERLGISHKTIGTYKARLMEKLGVRTTSDLIAIARKAR; from the coding sequence ATGGCTGGAACCTGCTGCAACAAAACCATCGGCGAACGCCTCGGTATCAGCCATAAAACCATCGGCACCTACAAAGCCCGCCTCATGGAAAAGCTGGGCGTGCGCACCACATCGGATCTCATCGCCATCGCCCGCAAAGCCCGCTGA